DNA sequence from the Halocalculus aciditolerans genome:
CCGACTGGACGCCCCGCGACGACGTCGTCGACCGCTTCCGCTCGCACGGCTGGGGGCTCTTCGGCCTCTTCGTCGTCTGCACGTTCGTCGTCATGGCCGTGTTCGCGCCGACGCTCGGCCCGACCACCGTCGACCAGAACATGCGGAACTCCTACTCCCACGAGATACAGTACTGGAACGCCGACGCGAACCAAGTCGACACCGTCCTCGTCGGCGAAGCGAATCTCGACTCGCAGTCCCGCGGCGACAACCCCCAGCGCGTCCTCCCGATGCAGTACGACGACTACGGCCGCTTCCACCCCTTCGGCACGCTCCCGACCGGCCGCGACCTCTTCACCTTCATCGTCGTCGGCTCCCGCATCTCGCTCGTCATCGGCCTGCTCTCCGTCGGCCTGAGCGCGAGCATCGCCGCCTCCCTCGCCCTCGTCGCCGCCTACTACAGAGACCGCGTCGACCTCGGCATGGTCCTCGTCTCCGACGCCGTGATGGCGATGCCACAGCTTCTCTTGCTCATCATGCTCACCGCCGTCCTCTCCGGCACGTGGGTCGGGGGCATCTACAGCGGCGGGTTCGTCCTCGCGCTCATCTTCGCGTTCACCGGCTGGACGTACATGTGGCGGTCGCTCCGCGGCCCCGCCCTCCGGGTCGCCGAACGCCAGTGGGTGGACGCCGCGCGGAGCTTCGGCCAGCGCCCGCTCGCCGTCATGCGCAAACACATGCTCCCCTACATCACCGGCTACCTCCTCATCTACGGCTCGATGACGCTCGGCGGCGCGATCATCGCCATCGCCGGGCTCTCCTACCTCGGCCTCGGCGTCGCGCCGCCGACGCCCGAGTGGGGGCGCGCCATCAACCTCGGCCAGGACTACGTGAGCACGGGGTCGTGGCACATCTCCCTCATCCCCGGCCTCCTCATCACGCTCGTCGTCACGGGCTTCAACGCCCTCGGCGACGGCGTCCGCGACGCCATCGACCCGCGCTCCGACGCGGCGACCGACGGCGCGGCCGGCGGCCGCGGAGGTGGCGCGTGACCGACCCGCTCCTCTCCGTCGACGACCTCCACGTCGTCTTCCACACGGAGCGCGAAACCATCCACGCCGTCGACGGCGTCTCCTTCGACGTCCACGCCGGGGAGACCGTCGGGCTCGTCGGCGAATCCGGCAGCGGGAAGTCCGTCACGGCCCGCGCCATCCTCGGCCTCGTCGACGGCCCCGGCCGCATCGAGGCCGGCCGCATCGACTTCCGCGGCGACGACCTCACCGACGACAACTGGGACCGCCACCGCGGCGACATCTCCATCGTCTTCCAGGACCCCGGGAGCGCCCTCAACCCCGTCTACACGGTCGGGAACCAGATTACGGAGGCGCTCCGCATCCACCAGGGCCTCCGCGGGCGCGCCGCGACCGAGCGCGCCGTCGACCTCCTCGAAGCCGTCGGCATCCCGGACGCCGCCCGCCGCGTGAACGAGTACCCACACCAGCTCTCCGGCGGCCAACAGCAGCGCGCCGTCATCGCCACCGCGCTCGCCTGCGACCCCGACCTCCTCGTCTGCGACGAACCCACGACCGCGCTCGACGTCACCATCCAGGCGCAGATACTCGACCTCCTCCAGGACCTCCAGGACGAACAGGACCTCGCCGTGCTCTTCATCACGCACGACATGGGCGTCATCGAGGACGCCACGGACCGCGTGAACGTCATCTACGCGGGCGAAATCGTCGAGCGCGCACCGACCCGCACGCTCTTCGACGACCCCGCCCACCCCTACACGCGCGCCCTCCTCCAGAGCATCCCCGGACGCACGCCGCCCGACCAGCGCCTCCCGGCCATCGACGGCGAAGTCCCCACGCCCACCGCGCCCGCGCAGTCCTGCCGGTTCGCGCCGCGCTGCCCCGACGCCTTCCCGGACTGCCACGCCGTCGCCCCCGCCCACGTCGCGCTCGGCGACGCCGCCGCCGAACGCTCCGCCACTGACCGCTCTGCCGCCGACTCCTCCTCCGCTGGACGTTCTGCCGCCTGCCTCCTCCACGACCCCGACTACACCGACGGAGGTGACACCTGATGACACCCGAACCAGACACGACCCCCGAACCAGACACAACTTCCGAACCGAGTACGACTCCCCGATTCGGCACGGAATCCGAGGCGACACCGGCCACGGAATCCGACGTCGCCCGCGAACCGGCCCAGCCGGTCGTCTCCGTCGACGGTCTGCGGACGTACTACGACGAGGACTCTCTCCTCTCGCGGAGCCCGCCGGTGAAGGCCGTCGACGGCGTCTCCCTCGACATCTACCCGGGCGAGACGCTCGGGCTCGTCGGCGAGTCCGGCTGCGGGAAGACGACGCTCGGCCGGACGATTCTCGGCCTCGAAGACGCCACCGACGGAACCATCACCGCCGGCGGCCGCGACGTCACCGCCCTCGCCGGCGCGGAGAAACGCGCGTGGCAGCGCCGCGTCAGCATGGTCTTCCAAGACCCACAGGAGAGCCTGAACGACCGGATGACGGTCGGTGAAATCATCCGCGAACCCCTCGAAACGCACGACTGGCCGTTCCTCCGCGTCGCGGTCGACCACGCCGACGCGACGGTTTCGGGGGCCGCCGTCACGCCCGCTGACGGCGACCGGGCCGACATCACCGTCTCACTCGCCGACGGCGCACCGACCGTGTCCGTCCGCGACGCAATCCCCCTCGACGCCGCCGACGTCAGCGTCACCGCCGACACGACCGCGAGCGCGCCGGCCGTCGACGTCACCATCGCGCGCGGGAAGGACGACCTCCGGCGCGACCGCGCGTTCGCCCTCCTCGACCAGGTCGGCCTCGCCGAGGAACACTACTACCGCTACCCCCACCAGTTCTCCGGCGGGCAGCGCCAGCGCGTCGGCATCGCCCGCGCGCTCGCCCTCGAACCCGACTTCGTCGTCCTCGACGAGCCCGTGAGCGCGCTCGACGTCTCCGTACAGGCCCGCATCATCAACCTCTTAGAGGACCTCCAAGAGGCGTTCGGGCTCACCTACCTCTTCATCGCGCACGACCTCTCCGTCGTCCGCCACATCGCCGACCGCGTCGCCGTGATGTACCTCGGGAAC
Encoded proteins:
- a CDS encoding ABC transporter ATP-binding protein; translated protein: MTDPLLSVDDLHVVFHTERETIHAVDGVSFDVHAGETVGLVGESGSGKSVTARAILGLVDGPGRIEAGRIDFRGDDLTDDNWDRHRGDISIVFQDPGSALNPVYTVGNQITEALRIHQGLRGRAATERAVDLLEAVGIPDAARRVNEYPHQLSGGQQQRAVIATALACDPDLLVCDEPTTALDVTIQAQILDLLQDLQDEQDLAVLFITHDMGVIEDATDRVNVIYAGEIVERAPTRTLFDDPAHPYTRALLQSIPGRTPPDQRLPAIDGEVPTPTAPAQSCRFAPRCPDAFPDCHAVAPAHVALGDAAAERSATDRSAADSSSAGRSAACLLHDPDYTDGGDT
- a CDS encoding ABC transporter permease; protein product: MASDHARSEFSALSADAATAWAAVGVLLFALEAGAAANFAVGFLADALAAASLPGTAFVAGLEHATAQVPTLLSRELVPNQGYWNGSRWVGTFLGLRPGVAWGVRVALVYAYAACIGAWAVIGYRLYRREYRVADWTPRDDVVDRFRSHGWGLFGLFVVCTFVVMAVFAPTLGPTTVDQNMRNSYSHEIQYWNADANQVDTVLVGEANLDSQSRGDNPQRVLPMQYDDYGRFHPFGTLPTGRDLFTFIVVGSRISLVIGLLSVGLSASIAASLALVAAYYRDRVDLGMVLVSDAVMAMPQLLLLIMLTAVLSGTWVGGIYSGGFVLALIFAFTGWTYMWRSLRGPALRVAERQWVDAARSFGQRPLAVMRKHMLPYITGYLLIYGSMTLGGAIIAIAGLSYLGLGVAPPTPEWGRAINLGQDYVSTGSWHISLIPGLLITLVVTGFNALGDGVRDAIDPRSDAATDGAAGGRGGGA
- a CDS encoding ABC transporter ATP-binding protein — translated: MTPEPDTTPEPDTTSEPSTTPRFGTESEATPATESDVAREPAQPVVSVDGLRTYYDEDSLLSRSPPVKAVDGVSLDIYPGETLGLVGESGCGKTTLGRTILGLEDATDGTITAGGRDVTALAGAEKRAWQRRVSMVFQDPQESLNDRMTVGEIIREPLETHDWPFLRVAVDHADATVSGAAVTPADGDRADITVSLADGAPTVSVRDAIPLDAADVSVTADTTASAPAVDVTIARGKDDLRRDRAFALLDQVGLAEEHYYRYPHQFSGGQRQRVGIARALALEPDFVVLDEPVSALDVSVQARIINLLEDLQEAFGLTYLFIAHDLSVVRHIADRVAVMYLGNIVELGPTETVYGDPAHPYTVSLLSAIPGSASGWTGDRVTLRGSPPSPRDPPAGCPLATRCPAKIRPDDWTLPEETWRAIDEFRAVLRVRARGEAWPVAALKRAVGANAAGQSVEETAADLFDGHDLPADAAEVVDDAVSLAERGRDAAAAARLREAFGSRCDASHPPLTEQGDDRTSACFRHEPDYVDVTDTVAERDTDG